In one window of Natator depressus isolate rNatDep1 chromosome 12, rNatDep2.hap1, whole genome shotgun sequence DNA:
- the CENPT gene encoding centromere protein T — protein sequence MSDTRTSPRTRSSTGVGQQAGAASPSMALRHKMKERVRQSVGRKHLSDPRRQSISDKTSLPKKRPTIFPDLDNDTPRVVLRRIIQTQPQVSPLVPKMSETKEPEEPGSQPPSERISSGLEMHLPDFVPEGTVMTALHMSRKKKKFSISEFERGADERLPRKLAQPALDNSSLTRSLQISLATPVPPESVEKRGLIRRPKNRKTVNVEAFEGGVEQNLLQIKGTQNYLAESQATSMIGMTMGTSDTEIILSNTELFAQPQLGEQSQVRFSEQKFLKGKIPVQGRKASNAATEEGMLSDVDAEDGMTERLQKKDLARDPEHTDQMATESQGQAVSLSSEQREHTRGSSYAEQLPGADGLVVEYRRSQRELSWDLLSSDRPSSSPPAASRSLSRRSDTLSALQPVKSSRPSVRETVAHIIEKLDDADESEEMADVEQEMEDDRAEQAGAASEVVESPRSARTRSLSRHSTAMSAQYPEKYGRQLMKEAVGREAELAGGAVIGEVGDSEEEEMTEEEAETEDPESEELSMKTPAFVHAKAYRPSPLLSTPRTLKTAASKFPPKPPLAQQAAKRTVMAPRRKREPALPSSLVKKIFSHYVKVPVARDAFKVVEKCVEVYFRQLSNDLEAYTMHARRKTVEEADLELLMRRQGLVTDKMPLHVLIERHLPLEYRKLLIPVATSGNKVIPHK from the exons ATGTCTGACACCAGGACTTCCCCCAGGACCAGGAGCTCTACCGGAGTCGGTCAGCAGGCTGGGGCGGCATCTCCCTCAATGGCCCTGCGCCATAAAATGAAAGAGAGGGTCCGGCAGTCCGTGGGGAGAAAG CACTTATCTGATCCAAGGAGGCAAAGCATTTCTGACAAAACCTCCCTGCCAAAGAAGAGACCAACTATTTTCCCTGATCTTGATAATGATACGCCAAGGGTGGTGCTTAGAAGAATCATCCAGACCC AGCCACAAGTTTCACCTCTGGTTCCTAAAATGAGTGAGACCAAAGAACCTGAAGAGCCTGGATCACAGCCTCCATCTGAGAGAATTTCCAGTGG CCTGGAAATGCATCTGCCGGACTTTGTTCCTGAGGGCACAGTTATGACTGCATTACACATGAGTAGGAAGAAAAAGAAGTTCAGCATTTCTGAGTTTGAGAGAGGAGCAGATGAGCGACTTCCTCGAAAACTTG CCCAGCCAGCGTTGGACAACTCTTCTCTGACACG GTCTCTTCAGATCTCTCTTGCTACCCCAGTACCACCAGAGTCTGTTGAAAAAAGAGGCTTAATCCGCAGGCCAAAGAATCGCAAAACTGTCAATGTGGAGGCTTTCGAAGGAGGCGTGGAACAGAATTTGTTGCAGATAAAAGGCA CACAAAATTATCTGGCGGAGTCGCAAGCAACATCCATGATTGGAATGACCATGGGGACGAGTGATACCGAAATCATCCTCAGCAACACGGAGCTCTTTGCTCAGCCGCAGCTCGGTGAGCAAAGCCAAGTGAGGTTTTCTGAACAAAAGTTCTTGAAAGGAAAAATTCCAGTGCAAGGAAGAAAGGCTTCTAATGCGGCTACTGAGGAGGGCATGCTGTCTGATGTGGATGCCGAGGATGGAATGACAGAGAGACTTCAGAAGAAGGATTTGGCCCGGGATCCTGAACACACTGACCAGATGGCCACTGAGTCTCAGGGACAGGCGGTGAGCCTGAGCTCAGAGCAGCGAGAACATACCCGAGGGAGCAGTTATGCAGAGCAACTTCCTGGAGCAGATGGGCTGGTGGTTGAGTACCGTAGGAGCCAAAGAGAGTTGAGCTGGGACCTGCTGT CTTCTGACAGACCAAGCTCCTCACCGCCAGCTGCCTCCAGGAGTCTGAGCAGACGTTCGGACACCctgtctgctctacagcctgtgAAATCCAGCAGACCATCAGTGAGAGAAACTGTCGCCCATATAATTGAGAAGCTGGATGATGCAGATGAGAGCGAAGAGATGGCTGATGTGGAGCAGGAAATGGAGGATGACAGAGCTGAGCAGGCAGGGGCTGCCAGTGAGG TTGTCGAGAGCCCCAGAAGTGCAAGAACCCGGAGCTTGAGCAGGCATTCTACTGCCATGTCTGCTCAGTATCCTGAGAAATATGGAAGGCAATTGATGAAGGAAGCTGTAGGACGAGAAGCTGAGCTGGCTGGTGGAGCTGTAATAGGAGAGGTCGGTGACTCCGAGGAAGAGGAGATGACTGAGGAGGAAGCTGAAACTGAGGATCCTGAGAGTGAGG AGCTGTCCATGAAGACACCTGCATTCGTCCATGCTAAAGCGTATAGACCATCTCCCTTACTGTCAACCCCACGGACCCTGAAAACTGCTGCTTCCAA GTTTCCCCCAAAGCCTCCCCTGGCTCAACAGGCTGCGAAGAGAACAGTGATGGCTCCCAGGAGAAAGCGAGAGCCTGCACTACCCAGCAGCTTGGTGAAGAAGATCTTTAGCCATTATGTGAAAGTGCCAGTGGCCAGAGATGCATTTAAGGTTGTTGAGAAGTG cgtggAGGTGTACTTCAGGCAGCTCAGTAACGACTTGGAGGCTTACACCATGCATGCTAGAAGGAAGACTGTGGAGGAAGCTGACCTGGAGCTCCTCATGAGAAG
- the THAP11 gene encoding THAP domain-containing protein 11, translating into MPGFTCCVPGCYNNSHRDKALHFYTFPKDPELRRLWLKNVSRAGVSGCFSTFQPTTGHRVCSEHFPGGRKSYLVRVPTIFPLRGVNERKGARARRARPAPAPAAPALLLALPAEPQPGPAPPGPEDVKPIDLTVQVELGGPEAPARLAGEEGAAEGGPADHSYSLSSGTTAEELLRKLNEQRDIIALLQVKMKEMKGSIRRLRLAEAQLREEIREKDRLLHAASAGARKRPGL; encoded by the coding sequence ATGCCGGGCTTCACGTGCTGCGTGCCGGGCTGCTACAACAACTCGCACCGCGACAAGGCGCTGCACTTCTACACCTTCCCCAAGGACCCCGAGCTGCGGCGCCTCTGGCTGAAGAACGTGTCGCGCGCCGGCGTCAGCGGCTGCTTCAGCACCTTCCAGCCCACCACGGGCCACCGCGTGTGCAGCGAGCACTTCCCGGGCGGCCGCAAGTCCTACCTGGTGCGCGTGCCCACCATCTTCCCGCTGCGCGGCGTCAACGAGCGCAAGGGGGCCCGCGCCCGCcgcgcccgccccgccccggcgcCCGCCGCGCCCGCGCTGCTCTTGGCCCTGCCCGCCGAGCcgcagcccggcccggccccgcccggcCCCGAGGACGTGAAGCCCATCGACCTGACGGTGCAGGTGGAGCTCGGCGGGCCTGAGGCGCCGGCGCGGCTGGCGGGCGAGGAGGGCGCGGCCGAGGGCGGCCCCGCCGACCACTCGTACTCGCTGTCGTCGGGCACCACGGCCGAGGAGCTGCTGCGCAAGCTGAACGAGCAGCGGGACATCATCGCCCTGCTGCAGGTGAAGATGAAGGAGATGAAGGGCAGCATCCGCCGCCTGCGCCTGGCCGAGGCCCAGCTCCGCGAGGAGATCCGCGAGAAGGACCGGCTGCTGCACGCCGCCAGCGCCGGGGCCCGCAAGCGGCCCGGCCTCTGA